A DNA window from Naumovozyma dairenensis CBS 421 chromosome 8, complete genome contains the following coding sequences:
- the EXG2 gene encoding glucan exo-1,3-beta-glucosidase (similar to Saccharomyces cerevisiae EXG2 (YDR261C); ancestral locus Anc_5.621) produces MFGIILHFLQIIPLLVTSNVLGKKLSIPELNDLKYKLYEDFDSISNRNSKYVNSTEEWNDIGAIKGITIGGWLVTEPYITPTLFKNATDLAPSSNITIVDEWTLCQVLGYNTSKSLLGNHFETWITEDDFKQISDEGFNLVRIPIGYWAWKVNHTTDLYLKNSTYVDPYVGEGLQLKYLDKALNWADKYGLKVWIDLHGAPGSQNGFDNSGERILYGDIGWLNNIATKTLTLSIWAELFKDYLNRSPVIGFEIMNEPLSSKIDINDITQAYYEAFDSFKVQERNQNSTANTTFVIHDAFEPINYWNLQFNPQYANVSNQFFNLTNITYSSSQIMVDHHHYEVFTDSQLAETQYERLLNIINYGNSINEELSYHGAIIGEWSGAITDCATWLNGVDIGARYDGSYYNTTYFTSTSPPIGNCTSQNDISTWTEDYRIKVRQFIEAQLATYSTKTSGWIFWNWKTENAPEWDYLKLKSADLFPTPFDNFTYFQNNGSIDTIVSVSLSKEAYSSTHYKSTATKGGASNFGVSSKRFLKKDGIDRPFDTLLKNALFLLIGSILSICFFL; encoded by the coding sequence ATGtttggaataatattacaTTTCCTTCAAATTATACCGCTTCTCGTGACATCAAACGTGCTTGGCAAAAAACTCTCTATCCCAGAGCTAAACgatttaaaatataaattatacGAAGATTTTGATTCCATATCGAATAGAAACAGCAAATACGTCAACTCTACGGAAGAATGGAATGATATTGGTGCCATTAAAGGTATAACCATTGGTGGTTGGTTAGTCACTGAACCATACATTACACCGactcttttcaaaaatgcCACTGATTTGGCTCCATCTAGTAATATTACAATCGTGGATGAATGGACTCTCTGTCAAGTATTAGGTTATAACACTAGCAAAAGTTTGTTAGGTAATCATTTCGAAACATGGATTACTGAGGATGATTTTAAGCAGATTAGTGATGAAGGTTTTAATTTGGTTAGAATTCCAATTGGTTATTGGGCGTGGAAAGTAAATCATACAACTGATTtgtatttgaaaaattccaCTTATGTAGATCCTTATGTTGGAGAAGGTTTACAGTTGAAATATCTGGATAAAGCTTTGAATTGGGCTGATAAATATGGATTAAAAGTTTGGATCGATCTACATGGTGCTCCAGGTTCACAAAATGGGTTTGATAATTCGGGtgaaagaatattatatggAGATATAGGTTGGTTAAATAACATTGCCACGAAGACTCTAACATTATCAATTTGGGcagaattatttaaagattatCTTAATAGATCCCCGGTAATTGGGTTTGAAATTATGAATGAACCATTAAGTAGTAAGATTGATATCAATGATATTACTCAAGCATATTATGAAGCATTTGATTCATTTAAAGTCcaagaaagaaatcaaaaCTCAACAGCGAATACGACATTCGTTATCCATGATGCTTTTGAACCAATCAATTATTGGAATTTACAATTTAATCCGCAATATGCAAATGTTTCTAATcagtttttcaatttgacAAACATTACTTATTCTTCAAGCCAAATTATGGTcgatcatcatcattatgaAGTATTCACAGATTCTCAACTTGCAGAAACACAATatgaaagattattgaacataataaattatGGTAATTCTATAAACGAAGAGTTGTCCTATCATGGTGCTATCATCGGGGAATGGTCAGGTGCTATAACTGATTGTGCCACATGGTTGAATGGTGTCGACATTGGTGCCAGGTATGATGGGTCATATTATAATACAACATATTTCACTTCAACATCTCCTCCAATAGGAAATTGCACTTCTCAAAATGATATTAGTACTTGGACTGAAGATTACCGTATTAAAGTTAGACAATTCATTGAGGCACAATTAGCTACTTATTCTACAAAGACTAGTGGTTGGATCTTTTGGAATTGGAAAACTGAGAATGCCCCAGAATGGGactatttgaaattaaaatctGCTGATTTGTTCCCAACtccatttgataatttcacttatttccaaaataatgGTTCCATCGATACAATAGTTTCAGTCTCATTATCCAAAGAAGCATATTCTTCGACACATTATAAATCTACTGCAACAAAGGGAGGTGCTTCTAACTTTGGTGTATCAAGCAAAAGattcttgaagaaagaTGGTATTGACAGACCTTTTGATACCTTATTGAAGAACGCTTTATTCCTTCTTATTGGTTCAATTTTATCTATTTGCTTCTTTTTGTAG
- the SWM1 gene encoding Swm1p (similar to Saccharomyces cerevisiae SWM1 (YDR260C); ancestral locus Anc_5.620), whose protein sequence is MNGTASYRDSYFQYQHLTFSHYVLYNEWNQDEFLALDAQELDDSTQLPANEQDGGANTTNNDIQHEKKVKEKTSNEVHDGTYWDRFQDEHDRILFKDVQLDTMGTVTFPFSTETVGGSIFDVRTLKQANNSILGWQQGTAT, encoded by the coding sequence ATGAACGGTACAGCTTCCTATAGAGATTCTTATTTCCAATATCAACATCTTACATTTTCTCATTATGTATTATACAACGAATGGAATCAAGATGAATTTTTAGCACTCGATGCACAAGAACTGGACGATTCAACACAACTACCAGCGAATGAACAAGACGGAGGAGCAAATACAACAAATAACGATATCCAACATGAGAAGAAAGTCAAAGAAAAGACATCTAATGAAGTTCATGATGGGACTTATTGGGATAGATTCCAAGATGAGCATGATCGTATTTTGTTCAAAGATGTTCAACTAGACACCATGGGTACAGTTACTTTCCCCTTCTCTACAGAGACCGTTGGAGGATCTATTTTCGACGTAAGGACTTTGAAACAAGCGAATAATAGTATATTAGGATGGCAGCAAGGTACAGCAACATGA
- the HSP78 gene encoding chaperone ATPase HSP78 (similar to Saccharomyces cerevisiae HSP78 (YDR258C); ancestral locus Anc_5.618), with the protein MLRQINRNTLQKSLLNKVPSVSTKHGMTTVKNTRLLSLSSRSPFISTTSKVSRPTYSVPSLSSLHFSHIDVTLQKRSYVQMRMDPKQGEQQQNPLEQFGTNLTQLAKSGKLDPVIGRDDEIARAIQILSRRTKNNPVLIGRAGVGKTSLIDGLAQRIVSGEVPESLKDKQLITLDLGSLIAGAKYRGEFEERLKSVLDEIDKRQGEVIIFIDEVHMLLGLGKSDGSMDASNILKPKLAKGLRCISATTLDEFKIIEKDPALARRFQPIILNEPSVSDTISILRGLKERYEVHHGVRITDTALVSAAVLSNRYLTDRFLPDKAIDLVDEACAVLRLQHESKPDEIQKLDRSIMKIQIELESLKKETDPVSVERREALEKELELKNDELSRLTRIWDEEKKEIESIKNAKADLEQARIQLEKCQREGDYTKASELRYSRIPELEKKVQSSEKQSDSEKVSLLHDSVTSNDISKVVAKMTGIPTETVLKGDKDRLLYMENSLKERVVGQDEAISAIADAVRLQRAGLTNEKRPIASFMFLGPTGTGKTELTKALAVIFIDDESNVIRFDMSEFQEKHTVSRLIGAPPGYVLSESGGQLTEAVRRKPYAVILFDEFEKAHPDVSKLLLQVLDEGKLTDSLGHHVDFRNTIIVMTSNIGQDILLEDTNIGEDGKIDSPTKQKVIEAMKRSYPPEFINRIDDILVFNRLSKNVLRSIVDIRIKEIQERINDKRMQLSLSDEAKMWLTDHGYDALYGARPLNRLIHKEILNPMATFLLKGQIRNGETVNITVQDGKLVVEPNHENGELLEEEKEK; encoded by the coding sequence ATGCTCAGGCAAATAAATCGAAATACATTACAAAAGTCATTGCTTAATAAGGTGCCCTCTGTTAGCACTAAACATGGTATGACTACAGTCAAGAATACACGGCTCTTAAGCTTGTCTTCGAGATCACCTTTTATTTCAACAACTTCAAAGGTATCAAGACCAACCTACTCCGTACCTTCATTGTCCTCGCTACACTTTTCCCACATAGATGTCACCCTTCAAAAGCGGTCCTACGTTCAAATGAGGATGGACCCTAAACAAGgtgaacaacaacaaaaccCATTAGAGCAATTTGGTACTAATCTGACGCAGCTAGCTAAATCAGGGAAATTAGATCCTGTAATCGGCAGAGATGATGAGATTGCAAGAGCCATTCAAATCTTATCACGTAGAACTAAGAATAACCCCGTATTGATCGGTAGAGCTGGTGTTGGGAAAACTAGTTTGATTGACGGGCTAGCTCAAAGAATCGTTAGCGGTGAAGTCCCTGaatctttgaaagataaaCAATTGATCACTTTAGATTTGGGATCTTTGATCGCTGGTGCTAAATATAGAGgtgaatttgaagaaagattGAAGAGTGTCTTGGATGAAATAGATAAGAGACAAGGGgaagttattatttttatcgATGAAGTTCATATGTTGCTGGGTTTGGGGAAATCTGACGGGAGTATGGACGCTTCAAATATCTTGAAACCAAAATTAGCTAAGGGGTTGAGATGTATTTCTGCTACTACCTTAGACGAATTTaagattattgaaaaggaCCCTGCATTGGCTAGAAGATTTCAACCTattatattgaatgaaCCCTCTGTATCAGATACAATATCAATCTTAAGAGGGTTGAAAGAAAGATATGAAGTTCATCATGGGGTAAGAATCACGGATACAGCTTTGGTTTCTGCAGCTGTTTTATCCAATAGATATCTTACTGATAGATTCCTACCGGATAAGGCTATTGATCTTGTTGACGAAGCTTGTGCTGTTCTAAGATTACAACATGAATCTAAACCAGATGAAATCCAAAAATTGGATAGATCAATCATGAAAATCCAGATTGAACttgaatcattaaaaaaGGAAACTGACCCAGTTTCGGTAGAAAGAAGAGAGGCATTAGAAAAGGAACTAGagttgaaaaatgatgaattaagTAGATTAACGAGAATTTGGGACgaagagaaaaaggaaattgaatcaatcAAAAATGCAAAGGCTGATTTAGAACAAGCTAGAattcaattggaaaaatgtCAAAGAGAAGGTGATTATACAAAAGCTTCAGAATTACGTTATTCTAGGATCCcagaattagaaaagaaagttCAATCCAGCGAAAAACAATCAGATTCAGAGAAGGTGAGTTTGCTACATGATTCAGTGACATCCAATGATATTTCTAAAGTTGTTGCCAAAATGACTGGTATTCCAACTGAAACTGTTTTGAAAGGAGATAAAGATCGTTTGTTATATATggaaaattcattaaaagaACGTGTGGTTGGCCAAGATGAAGCTATCTCCGCTATCGCTGATGCAGTAAGATTACAAAGAGCAGGATTGACAAATGAAAAGAGACCTATTGCAAGTTTTATGTTTTTGGGCCCCACAGGTACAGGTAAAACAGAATTAACTAAGGCATTGGCCGTAAtttttattgatgatgaatccAACGTGATTAGATTTGACATGTCTGAATTCCAAGAAAAGCACACAGTTTCTCGTTTGATTGGTGCACCTCCGGGTTATGTTTTAAGTGAATCAGGTGGTCAATTAACGGAAGCTGTCAGAAGGAAACCATATGCAGTTATcttatttgatgaatttgagaAGGCTCATCCAGATGTCTCAAAATTGTTATTACAAGTCTTAGATGAAGGTAAATTAACTGACTCACTTGGCCACCACGTTGATTTCCGGAATACTATTATTGTGATGACTTCGAATATTGGACAAGATATACTCTTAGAGGATACAAATATTGGTGAAGATGGGAAAATAGATTCACctacaaaacaaaaagttATAGAAGCTATGAAGAGATCATATCCACCTGAATTCATTAATCGTATTGATGACATTTTAGTCTTCAATAGATTATCTAAGAATGTATTAAGATCGATTGTGGATATTAGaatcaaagaaatacaagaaagaataaatGATAAGAGGATGCAACTTTCGTTAAGTGACGAAGCAAAAATGTGGTTGACGGATCACGGTTATGATGCATTATATGGTGCTAGACCATTGAATAGATTAATTCACAAGGAAATATTAAACCCTATGGCtacatttttattgaaagGACAAATTCGTAATGGAGAAACGGTAAATATTACCGTACAAGATGGTAAGTTAGTTGTCGAGCCGAACCATGAAAACGGAGAGCTtttagaagaagagaaagaaaaataa
- the RKM4 gene encoding ribosomal lysine N-methyltransferase (similar to Saccharomyces cerevisiae SET7 (YDR257C); ancestral locus Anc_5.616) has product MLTENFPTQNEEEYCSSNRQLFRGSIQRSIEESLRCDQIKIILKTTMITDSLFNEQTESFLSWLTTDGKVTVSSKIKIEDLRSEGQGRCIIASKDIDTDELLFEIPRSSILNVTTSQLCVDFPHITGKLMELSQWDSLIICMMYEMKVLQHESRWSSYFNVLPSSESLNTLMYWNDKELSFLTPSLVVNRVGKGDAETMYRRILDTINEFNEDILTEKLGSISWEEFLYIPSIIMAYSFDVEIKNDDDENEGDEEFDEKEEEPELLKSMIPLADTLNADTHKCNANLTYDKDSLKMLAIKPIKKGEQVYNTYGELPNSELLRKYGYVEWGGSQFDYGEVPFDLVIKVLGETFAVSDKLVSRIIDILREDEDIQEEEIDIVMDSYELNCDNSISPEFSLLVQVLCIILQVPKLDALDILSLTNLTKRTLKKCIQLLELGKLTKKCVTIQQTILEKRLAEYNVSKEMTKPEADDFNIGNVEKLRHKMANEILINEYQAISKCLAVLKGLTKTIDDEKLLKNVLKRKIDEDTKTSRPAKKGKK; this is encoded by the coding sequence ATGCTTActgaaaattttccaactcaaaatgaagaagaatattgTTCTTCAAACAGACAACTTTTTAGAGGTTCGATTCAAAGGTCAATTGAAGAATCTTTACGCTGTGAccaaataaaaatcatCTTAAAAACAACCATGATTACAGACTCCCTTTTCAATGAGCAAACCGAGTCCTTTCTCTCATGGCTAACTACTGATGGGAAAGTGACCGTCTCATcgaaaattaaaattgaagatcTAAGATCAGAAGGGCAAGGTAGATGCATCATTGCCAGTAAAGACATTGACACAGATGAactattatttgaaatccCCAGATCATCCATATTAAATGTCACAACGTCCCAATTATGCGTCGATTTCCCCCATATAACTGGGAAGCTCATGGAATTGTCTCAATGGGACAGTTTGATTATCTGTATGATGTATGAGATGAAAGTTTTACAGCATGAGAGCAGATGGTCATCTTATTTCAATGTTTTACCTTCTTCTGAATCCTTGAATACTTTGATGTATTGGAATGATAAAGAGCTATCGTTTTTAACACCATCTTTAGTAGTGAATCGAGTTGGTAAAGGAGATGCGGAAACCATGTACCGTAGAATCTTGGACacaatcaatgaatttaatgaagatatcTTGACTGAGAAGTTGGGGTCAATTTCTTGGGAAGAATTTTTGTATATTCCAAGTATTATCATGGCATACTCATTTGATGTAGAAATTAAGAATGACGATGACGAGAACGAGGGggatgaagaatttgacgaaaaagaagaagagcCGGAGCTTCTAAAATCAATGATACCATTAGCAGACACCTTGAATGCAGATACTCATAAGTGTAACGCAAACTTGACGTATGATAAagattcattgaaaatgcTAGCTATCAAGCCTATTAAGAAAGGAGAACAAGTCTATAATACTTACGGTGAGCTTCCTAATTCTGAACTTTTAAGAAAATACGGGTACGTTGAATGGGGAGGTTCCCAATTTGATTATGGTGAGGTACCTTTCGACTTGGTCATTAAAGTCCTAGGAGAAACCTTTGCTGTTTCTGACAAACTTGTAAGTCGAATAATTGATATCTTGAgggaagatgaagatattcaagaagaagagataGATATAGTCATGGATTCATATGAGCTGAACTGTGACAACTCAATCTCACCtgaattttcattattggtTCAAGTATTATGCATAATTCTTCAAGTACCAAAGTTGGATGCATTGGATATTCTATCACTTACTAACTTAACGAAAAGAACATTGAAGAAATGTATCCAACTTTTGGAACTTGGAAAATTGACAAAGAAATGTGTTACAATACAGCAAACAATATTAGAAAAGAGACTCGCTGAATATAATGTTAGTAAAGAAATGACGAAACCGGAGGCAGATGATTTTAACATTGgaaatgttgaaaaattgagaCACAAGATGGCCaatgaaattttaataaatgaatatcAAGCTATATCTAAATGTCTAGCAGTATTAAAAGGTTTAACGAAAACAATCGATGAtgagaaattattgaaaaatgttttgaaaagaaaaattgacGAAGATACAAAAACCTCAAGACCTGCAAAGAAAGGTAAGAAATGA